From Coturnix japonica isolate 7356 chromosome 1, Coturnix japonica 2.1, whole genome shotgun sequence, the proteins below share one genomic window:
- the LOC107315893 gene encoding uncharacterized protein C11orf16 homolog isoform X2 → MPTSHVPCCHTASQALCGSVLPGCPLTRFPVCAWSPDSICMPLISSARRNFIHSSPEASSFIRGARVLARRKADGYYYLGHIAQEVKGSRECFLIEFDKSRALKGSVRLRVQETPLYDILRYKEASQRSLAPGDRVLAPWDANTERFGPGTVVKVMENKQTPSAHSRKGVLVNFWNGQTKEVSSDQALWIPLPLSERIILELQMPLAARQMVVESSLDYPYIVTPGYRASGRYRRGHSGLDCWPGGLRSVQPCAECSCRCTSVPHCCLTACKSSQPTEHKGQRDNSFIPGTCLSKGKLSKKIEEQLSEVRISPSGSVSREEEENEEKSLMTENLPKDAQCRLEEDSGVLGPKKSPQREMAHATMVDPAVSTDSWLLESVDKEEAGSRQQDAGTEAHLKHKHGLFESRVADAPIQPSQRSISVGASALCPFQPQSFFDQVRQSLKKDSLAIESALRIQRPCGTSSVRAGRFTHLNLLKDKSISKSVHNSASQERWKEMDLSKAKIEHKRRQEEERQLKRRQQQEADAVQRQLRRNNQRIC, encoded by the exons ATGCCCACCTCGCACGTCCCGTGTTGTCACACAGCCAGCCAAGCTCtgtgtggctctgtgctgccaggaTGTCCATTAACACG CTTTCCTGTTTGTGCATGGAGCCCAGATTCCATTTGTATGCCCTTGATATCCTCAGCAAGAAGGAATTTCATTCACTCATCCCCAGAGGCTTCCAGTTTCATAAGGGGGGCTCGTGTGCTGGCAAGGAGGAAAGCTGATGGCTATTACTACCTGGGCCACATCGCACAAGAAGTGAAG GGCTCCAGGGAATGTTTTTTAATCGAATTTGACAAAAGTCGCGCACTGAAAGGCAGCGTGCGGCTTCGTGTGCAGGAAACACCTCTCTATGACATTCTGCGCTACAAAGAAGCCTCTCAGCGGTCCCTTGCTCCAGGAGACAGAGTCTTGGCCCCATGGGACGCTAACACTGAACGCTTTGGCCCGGGCACTGTGGTCAAGGTTATGGAGAACAAACAGACACCTTCAG CCCATAGTAGAAAGGGAGTGCTTGTGAATTTCTGGAATGGGCAAACTAAGGAGGTATCTTCTGACCAAGCTCTATGGATCCCCCTGCCCTTAAGCGAGCGCATCATCCTAGAACTGCAGATGCCATTGGCAGccaggcagatggtggtggagTCAAGCTTGGACTACCCATACATTGTGACACCGGGTTACAGAGCTTCAGGCCGTTACAGACGGGGCCACTCAGGGCTGGACTGCTGGCCAGGGGGTCTGCGTTCAGTTCAGCCATGCGCTGAGTGCAGCTGTAGGTGTACCTCAGTTCCCCACTGTTGCCTTACAGCCTGTAAAAGCTCACAGCCTACAGAGCACAAAGGGCAGCGAGACAATTCCTTCATCCCAGGAACATGCTTGAGTAAAGGAAAGCTCAGCAAGAAAATAGAAGAGCAACTGTCTGAAGTGAGGATTTCCCCTTCAGGAAGTGTTTccagagaggaagaggaaaatgaagagaagagCCTGATGACAGAAAATCTTCCAAAAGATGCTCAGTGTCGCTTGGAAGAGGACAGTGGGGTTTTAGGTCCTAAGAAG AGTCCTCAGAGGGAGATGGCTCATGCTACAATGGTTGatcctgctgtcagcacagacaGCTGGTTGCTGGAGTCAGTCGACAAGGAAGAAGcaggcagcagacagcaggatGCAGGAACTGAGGCTCATTTGAAACACAAACATG gtCTCTTTGAGTCCAGAGTGGCAGATGCTCCAATTCAACCTTCCCAAAGGAGCATTTCTGTGGGAGCCAGTGCCCTGTGTCCTTTCCAGCCACAAAGCTTCTTTGACCAAGTGCGTCAGTCATTAAAGAAGGACAGCCTGGCCATCGAATCAGCCCTGCGCATACAGAGACCATGCGGTACCTCCAGTGTACGAGCTGGAAGATTCACACATCTAAATCTTCtaaaagacaaaagcatttca aAATCTGTGCATAACAGTGCATCTCaggagagatggaaagagaTGGACCTCAGCAAGGCCAAGATTGAGCACAAAAGGCgccaggaggaggagaggcagTTGAAGAGGCGGCAGCAGCAAGAGGCAGATGCTGTCCAACGTCAGCTGCGCAGGAACAACCAGAG gatTTGTTGA
- the NDUFB2 gene encoding NADH dehydrogenase [ubiquinone] 1 beta subcomplex subunit 2, mitochondrial encodes MLVSLGRSAGRLLRVNGGRAAGRRHAGGEVHIEPRYRQFPELTRSQLVWSEILSGTMWFWILWHFWHSSDSVLGHFPYPDASAWTDEELGIPPDDAE; translated from the exons ATGTTGGTGTCGCTGGGACGTTCGGCGGGACGGCTGCTGAGGGTGAACGGCGGCAGAGCGGCCGGGAGGCGGCA TGCGGGCGGCGAGGTGCACATCGAGCCGCGGTACCGGCAGTTCCCGGAGCTGACGCGGTCGCAGTTGGTGTGGAGCGAGATACTGAGCGGCACCATGTGGTTCTGGATCCTGTGGCACTTCTGGCACAGCTCGGACAGCGTGCTG GGCCACTTCCCGTACCCCGATGCCTCGGCTTGGACGGATGAGGAGCTCGGCATCCCGCCCGACGACGCCGAGTAG
- the LOC107315893 gene encoding uncharacterized protein LOC107315893 isoform X1 — protein sequence MPTSHVPCCHTASQALCGSVLPGCPLTRFPVCAWSPDSICMPLISSARRNFIHSSPEASSFIRGARVLARRKADGYYYLGHIAQEVKGSRECFLIEFDKSRALKGSVRLRVQETPLYDILRYKEASQRSLAPGDRVLAPWDANTERFGPGTVVKVMENKQTPSAHSRKGVLVNFWNGQTKEVSSDQALWIPLPLSERIILELQMPLAARQMVVESSLDYPYIVTPGYRASGRYRRGHSGLDCWPGGLRSVQPCAECSCRCTSVPHCCLTACKSSQPTEHKGQRDNSFIPGTCLSKGKLSKKIEEQLSEVRISPSGSVSREEEENEEKSLMTENLPKDAQCRLEEDSGVLGPKKSPQREMAHATMVDPAVSTDSWLLESVDKEEAGSRQQDAGTEAHLKHKHGLFESRVADAPIQPSQRSISVGASALCPFQPQSFFDQVRQSLKKDSLAIESALRIQRPCGTSSVRAGRFTHLNLLKDKSISKSVHNSASQERWKEMDLSKAKIEHKRRQEEERQLKRRQQQEADAVQRQLRRNNQRRRLYQRMLQGLEKQQEHKNGALQHMALLQAAQSERSKKESSLSEEENRKLSHRLQFLRTQRLQRENLLAELNERSFEQEKERLDLLRSRMQSRHMMLTRDSEDQDRQQKQRQAAKRKVFQKRDHLHEKMQKENQRQGDLQQHLREQNLLMLRALLLE from the exons ATGCCCACCTCGCACGTCCCGTGTTGTCACACAGCCAGCCAAGCTCtgtgtggctctgtgctgccaggaTGTCCATTAACACG CTTTCCTGTTTGTGCATGGAGCCCAGATTCCATTTGTATGCCCTTGATATCCTCAGCAAGAAGGAATTTCATTCACTCATCCCCAGAGGCTTCCAGTTTCATAAGGGGGGCTCGTGTGCTGGCAAGGAGGAAAGCTGATGGCTATTACTACCTGGGCCACATCGCACAAGAAGTGAAG GGCTCCAGGGAATGTTTTTTAATCGAATTTGACAAAAGTCGCGCACTGAAAGGCAGCGTGCGGCTTCGTGTGCAGGAAACACCTCTCTATGACATTCTGCGCTACAAAGAAGCCTCTCAGCGGTCCCTTGCTCCAGGAGACAGAGTCTTGGCCCCATGGGACGCTAACACTGAACGCTTTGGCCCGGGCACTGTGGTCAAGGTTATGGAGAACAAACAGACACCTTCAG CCCATAGTAGAAAGGGAGTGCTTGTGAATTTCTGGAATGGGCAAACTAAGGAGGTATCTTCTGACCAAGCTCTATGGATCCCCCTGCCCTTAAGCGAGCGCATCATCCTAGAACTGCAGATGCCATTGGCAGccaggcagatggtggtggagTCAAGCTTGGACTACCCATACATTGTGACACCGGGTTACAGAGCTTCAGGCCGTTACAGACGGGGCCACTCAGGGCTGGACTGCTGGCCAGGGGGTCTGCGTTCAGTTCAGCCATGCGCTGAGTGCAGCTGTAGGTGTACCTCAGTTCCCCACTGTTGCCTTACAGCCTGTAAAAGCTCACAGCCTACAGAGCACAAAGGGCAGCGAGACAATTCCTTCATCCCAGGAACATGCTTGAGTAAAGGAAAGCTCAGCAAGAAAATAGAAGAGCAACTGTCTGAAGTGAGGATTTCCCCTTCAGGAAGTGTTTccagagaggaagaggaaaatgaagagaagagCCTGATGACAGAAAATCTTCCAAAAGATGCTCAGTGTCGCTTGGAAGAGGACAGTGGGGTTTTAGGTCCTAAGAAG AGTCCTCAGAGGGAGATGGCTCATGCTACAATGGTTGatcctgctgtcagcacagacaGCTGGTTGCTGGAGTCAGTCGACAAGGAAGAAGcaggcagcagacagcaggatGCAGGAACTGAGGCTCATTTGAAACACAAACATG gtCTCTTTGAGTCCAGAGTGGCAGATGCTCCAATTCAACCTTCCCAAAGGAGCATTTCTGTGGGAGCCAGTGCCCTGTGTCCTTTCCAGCCACAAAGCTTCTTTGACCAAGTGCGTCAGTCATTAAAGAAGGACAGCCTGGCCATCGAATCAGCCCTGCGCATACAGAGACCATGCGGTACCTCCAGTGTACGAGCTGGAAGATTCACACATCTAAATCTTCtaaaagacaaaagcatttca aAATCTGTGCATAACAGTGCATCTCaggagagatggaaagagaTGGACCTCAGCAAGGCCAAGATTGAGCACAAAAGGCgccaggaggaggagaggcagTTGAAGAGGCGGCAGCAGCAAGAGGCAGATGCTGTCCAACGTCAGCTGCGCAGGAACAACCAGAG GCGGCGATTGTATCAGAGAATGTTGCAAGGGTTGGAGAAACAGCAGGAGCACAAAAACGGAGCTTTGCAACACATGGCACTGCTGCAAGCTGCTCAGTCAGAGAGGAGCAAGAAGGAGTCCTCCTTGTCAGAGGAGGAGAACAGAAAGTTAAGTCACAGGCTGCAGTTCCTACGTACACAGCGACTGCAGAGAGAGAATCTCCTTGCAGAACTCAATGAAAGGAGCtttgaacaagaaaaagaaaggctg gatTTGTTGAGGAGCAGAATGCAGTCACGGCACATGATGCTGACACGAGACTCAGAGGACCAGGACAGGCAACAAAAGCAGCGCCAGGCTGCCAAAAGGAAGGTGTTCCAGAAGAGAGACCATTTACATGAgaagatgcaaaaagaaaaccaaagacaaGGTGACCTCCAGCAACACCTCAGAGAACAGAATCTGTTGATGCTCCGAGCATTACTACTAGAGTAG